Proteins from a single region of Mus pahari chromosome 2, PAHARI_EIJ_v1.1, whole genome shotgun sequence:
- the LOC110316687 gene encoding vomeronasal type-1 receptor 90-like, with protein MSSSNTVRYFQAGFGVLVNMFLLFFYTFIILGHRPKPMDLISCQLTFIHIMMILTGGDILFADILESLKFGNDVKCKTTFYINRVMRGLSICITCLLSVFQAVTISPSTSLFAKFKQKLKKYMMYAFFYLWSFNLLFSSRWFFYVAGFTNVSETHQMKVSKSCLLFPMNHIIRGLMLTVVMSRDVFLVGIMMTTSAYMVIILFRHQRQCKHLHGISHQRASPEKRATQTILLLVIFFVVMYWVDFIISFTSILLWVYDPVVLTVQMFVMNAYPTITPLVQISSDKRIINVLKNLKSK; from the coding sequence ATGTCCTCATCAAATACTGTCCGTTACTTCCAAGCTGGATTTGGAGTCCTAGTCAAtatgtttctcctttttttctataCTTTCATAATCCTAGGTCACAGACCTAAGCCCATGGACCTGATCTCCTGTCAACTGACCTTCATTCACATAATGATGATCCTCACTGGAGGGGACATTTTATTTGCAGACATATTAGAGTCACTAAAATTTGGGAATGACGTCAAATGTAAGACAACGTTTTACATAAACAGAGTGATGAGAGGCCTCTCTATCTGcatcacctgcctcctgagtgtgttcCAGGCTGTCACCATCAGTCCCAGTACCTCACTGTTtgcaaaatttaaacaaaaactaaaaaaatacatgatgTATGCTTTTTTCTATCTTTGGTCCTTCAATTTGTTATTCAGTAGTAGGTGGTTCTTCTATGTTGCTGGTTTTACCAATGTGAGTGAGACCCACCAGATGAAGGTCTCTAAATCTTGCTTACTCTTCCCCATGAACCACATCATCAGGGGATTGATGTTAACAGTGGTGATGTctagagatgtgtttcttgtaggaATCATGATGACCACAAGTGCATACATGGTGATTATCTTGTTCAGGCATCAGAGGCAGTGCAAGCATCTTCATGGCATCAGCCACCAGAGAGCATCCCCTGAGAAAAGGGCCACCCAGACCATCTTGCTGCTGGTGATTTTCTTTGTGGTCATGTACTGGGTGGACTTCATCATTTCGTTCACTTCAATCCTGTTATGGGTATATGACCCAGTTGTCCTGACTGTTCAAATGTTTGTGATGAATGCCTATCCTACAATTACTCCTTTGGTACAAATCAGTTCTGATAAAAGAATAATTAATGTGCTGAAAAACTTGAAGTCAAAATGA